The stretch of DNA GAAATGTAAGGATGAGGAGAAAAAAAACTAAGCATGTAAGATATATGAATTGCTTAGACTACTTGAAGAAAATTATTATGTACAAAGTTATTTATGCCGTTTTAAATCTTAATGGTGCATGTAGGGTATTTGGAACTTGGAAGGTTTAGAAGAAAGTTTAGGGGAGGAATTGATTTTATGCAGAAGTTTATGTAAAAGGTTTCTAAGGAagtattatttaatatgaaaGGAGTTTTTAGTAAAATTGTATGTACTGATAAAACTggggtgagaaaaaaaaaaaaaacctatagtAGTATTTtggatatagatatagatatgaaaAAGCAGACGGAGGTAAAGATAAACATAGCTTAGGCAGAAAAATTGATTTTCTACGAAAGTGTTTCCTAAAGGTTCTCAATGGAGTCTATCTTAAAGgtatatttagtaaaattatttgTAGCAAGAAAAGAGCGGCGAGAACAAAAGGACAAGCATATTTGCTTTTAAGtatatattatgaatatattaatatagttgTTTAGATACGAAATAtgcattttaatttgtttgatgttTAGTTATCATGTCACCTAACGTTGGactaaagatattttaaaaaaatatcttttgtCCATGAAATCATTATTTACAAAACCATATCAAATACACGCACACACTCACAGATGCGTATGTATGCATCTATGTACGGATATAAATAGAGCTTAGGTGCGGGAATTGATTTTATATGAAAGTGTATGTGAAAGGTTTTAGCTTTCTTTAATATGAAAGTGTTATCTTAATAAAATCATATGTTCGGAGTCTTCGGACAAAACAGGGTGAGAGGAAAGTGATTAATATAATTTCTTATAGTATTATAAATGATAATAATGAggtaatatagatatagatagatatagatatgaaTATAGATAAAGGTATAAATAAAGATATAGATTTTGCAAGTGAGTTTCTGTTTAGTGTCTTCTAGTTATCCTTCATTATGATTTATTTCAACTACTTCTCAATTTACTTAAACATAATATTATCTTAATTTAATGTCAGTGCCAATTGCAAAAAGTTGCAGATTTGTGTCAACTGTTTGTGGTTTATAATATTtccacaatttttttcttttcaattgcATTAGGTATGCACTTATGCCTTATGATTCTGATTTGTCTAACCttggattttaattttgtagtGCTTTCTGCAATTATGCTGATATTGAAGCATTCAccgaagagaaaaagaaatctcTGTTAGTTAAGCGCCAAGGTAAAGGGGCAGATTTTGTCCGTGCAGTTGATGAGATAATTGATATTTATGAATCTCTGAAGAAACAAAACCATAATCAGCTTATTTCATCCAACAATGGCATCAAACCAGAAGCCGGAAATTCAGAAATACCCATCAATGACTCTGGTAGAGAAAGCCCAGAACTTAGCTCCGACGCTGCTAAAGATAATAAGTTGGAAGCTTCATGTGCCTTAATTGGAACTCGCGATGTGGTCCACACTGAGGGAGCTGATGCAATCTTTCTGGAAGGTGATTGCTGCAAGGTGAACTTAGCACCCAATGTGCTAACAGAAAAAGTATCCATCCTCGATGAACTCAGGCAAAATCGTACATCTACTAGTACTTCTTCAAGGAAGAAGAGGCAAAGAGATCCACTGCTAGAAAACAATACCATCCGAAATAGGTGTTCATCCCTTCGGAGGACTAGAAGTTCGACAAATGGCGAGCCTAAAAAATTTGAGTCCACTGAGCAACTAAATGGTTGTGATGTTGCATCTGGTGATTTGATTTCCGATGAGGTGAAGGTGGAGCCCATGCAGAATAATAGTATCAGAGATATGCAATGTACCTCAGATAACTATGATCCTTCATCTGGTTCTGCTCTTCTGCCTTCTAATGGATGCCAGACAAGTAATAGTTCTGAAGTTCCTAGAATAAGTAATGGCTCTAATTGCAAGGCTGAAGTATCTTCAGATGGTTTCTTGGAGAAAGATGTTAGGTTGAATGGCAAGTTTGATCTCCAGATGCAGACTATAGTTTTTAAGAAGAAACGAAAGATAATTCGGAAGCCAGTAACTCGTGCTGTAGAATGTGACAGACTCAATAAGGATTCAGAATTCCAGGTTGAATTGAATGGTAGCCTTTATGAGTCCCTTTCTCGGAGTGAAGTTCATCAGTGTATCAATAAGTCCGATGGTGATGAGCACCTTCCTCTAGTCAAAAGAGCAAGGGTGCGGATGGGCAAACCTTCagcggaggaagaagaagctagCGAACTTGTTGTTGCCAAGAACGAATTGGAAGTGCTAATTCCTCCAGATAAATGTGCTGATCATGACGTATCTAAACATGACACATCTACAATTTCTGGAAATAATTGCTTTACTGATGGGATGTCCTTAGAATCGAAAGAATTCTCTAGTTCTTCACCTGCAAATGATCGCTCGGGATCTTTGGGAAGCGACACTTTTTGGAAGCTTAAGGATAATAAACCAAAGGATCTAACCGTTGATGTGGAAGCAGCTTTGCCTCCATCAAAACGCCTCCATCGTGCTTTAAAAGCTATGTCTGCCAATGCTGTAGAAACTATTAATGAATATCCTGAATCTCCGAGGCGTAAAGAATTGATACCTAATGGTTCAATGCTATCTCCAAAGGCGAATTCTGTCAATCATCCTGCTGAAGTTAATGTTGGGAGTCCCACAAGATCGGATAGTACACGACCTTTAGATAGTCCCATAGGTAAGAACAGTACACCTGGATTGACTGTACAAAGTGGAGATTTACCTACAATATGTTCTTCAGGAATGACATCTAATGATATTCTTAATGGGTCACTTGAAAGTGGCTGCAATGAACTTCCTACAGACTTCAAAAAGTGTGATGAGCCTTTAACACCCATACCTGTTGGTAGTGCTGTCTGTGATAAAACTATACCTTCTTGCTCTGTAAAATATACAGAGAATAATATAAATGCCACTTTATCAGAAGCAATGCCTAATAAGTTATGTACATTATTGGAGAaaagaaatgagagtgagatgCTGATACCATTGAAGGAATGCTCTAATTTTCATATTGATGAAAGTGGAGATGGTGCTGTTGAAcgaattaaacaaaataaagattATATTTCAGATGCTAAGGGAGGTAGTGGTTCTTTTCCTCCTAATGGAAATGATGTTGCTGAATCGGCTACAATAGTGTGTTCAACAACAAGTAACTCTTCTGGGGCTACAAAGCCTTCCAGTATTCAATCTGACGGGGATAACCACACATGTAACATGTAAGTTTTATTTTCTTGTCTGTTTTATTCAGCCTCTTAACAGGAACAACACCTTGAGTTATAATTCATGTTTTACTTTGTTTGAGGCCAATGATCTTGCTTTTGTCTGATAAGTAGTACAATCATTTGTAATTTAATGTCTGACCATGGCCATCTATGACATTGCATTGGATGACATCCCAGCACATCTCATGTTGCATATCCATGTACTATTTAGAAACATTGCAAAGTTGTAGAGCTCAGGTGAAGTGATGGTCCCTCGTTGCTGCCATATATAGTTGGGAACTAGCCTTTTCTGTCAGTAGTCTGTAGTTTTTGGTAGCCACTGATGACCGGTACAGCCTGTAGAAGGGAAAGAATAAAACATGGAACTTGTTTTTTCAATTCATAAGTCCTATGGCtgtttttaaatacaaatagtGCATATCTAGGTTCAGAAACTTGGTTTTTGTCCTTGATTGTAATGAAACTTTTTGATGATTTATGTCATCTTGGAAAGAGTTTCAGTGATTTTTGATGGAAGATTTTTTGAATTTGGAAAATGGATAAATagagaaaataagagaatatTAGGAAAAAGTGGAAAACAAAGTTTAATATAAGGCGCTAACATCTTGTTTTCAAGATTAAGAGCAAGGCCTAAACTTGATTCATATTAAGTTAGGTGAAGATTGATGATAGGCTGGCATAATTAATCATTGAATTACCAATGACTACAATACCAATGCACCTGGCAAAGTTAATCATTATCACGGGTTCAAGAGGTATTAACTCTGGATAAttatactaatatttaaatgATGGATTTGTGAAACTATAAATTGGAACTGTGGTATCATGGTGGATTTGTGAAATCCTTGTAAATATGATCGAAGTAGATTAAGTGTCAAGTGTCTAATTTGATATGTCGCacattatttcaaatttcacataGAATTAAGCCAGTTGAAAAAAATAGTTCAAACtatcaaatcaaattgaaaatgGCTGTAACCATTAGAATGCAACCAAATGCGGTCTAATCACCCAAAACCTCAGTAATTAGTTGAAACCCTGCTGAAACCGGTCAAAGTTACTTTTGGAAACTGGTGTTCTTGTACAATTACTACATGCTGGaccttataaattttaattggtAGAACTTTCCAGCTATAGGCTTCTAGTTCGACAAAGTTGATTGTCATTCAAGCAACAATTACTCTGCTCGTCAGCATACTGTAACAACCATGTTGGTCCATGAGGGTGATTGGTATATAGTTTACGAATCTAATTGGTTGTTCATTATCTGCTTGATGTGTGGAAAAAAGATTTTGCGGGAATAAGCACAAGCTTCTTTGTGGTTCTAGTAGCTGGATGAAGAAAAATAGAGGTTGCTCCTTAGCTCGGCAGTTTTCTCCTTTTTGGAGTTTGTTGTTTCGAATTGGCTGAACGAAGCTATCTTGCTTTCAGTTGCGCTCCATTTGTTAGCGGATATATTCTATGCTAACGAGTGGCAGCACATGAGAGTGGAGATTATGTAATCTTCCCTCTTGAGAGGTCCATGGGCGGATGCTAGGTGCAGGACATTTTGGAATGACCTGCCGCCAGCATCGCTCTCCTTTAGGGAACCAATGTTGCCATGTTCTTCTCAACAGAAGCGACTGTGGGGAAGAGAGCTACCTGACCGAAGCGAAGCACTCCAACGGCCCATGAGGCTCGCTGTTTTTACAGCAGCCTATGCAGATGACCCCCCACCACCACACTTGATATAGAATGATGAGCAAGGGACCGCTCCGCGAATGAGAGAACAAAATCAGAAAAGAGACGTTGTATCTTCGCGAGATATGAAACGCGTTGCATATTCTGGGCACTTAGGATCAAACGTAAAGCAGCGCTTTCTTGGCAGAGTTTGAGGCACCGAGAAACTTAAAATGGGTCTCCAAACAGTCTTTGCTGACCATACTGACTATCTGGACATTTCTAGCTGTGGTATGAACAATACCGATGGCGGTCTTCTCCGGGGTGTGCCGCAGATAGGAAATTCATGCCTTGCATTGATggaatttttcattttcttttgtcCATTATATCTTTGTTCGTTTTGGTTTCCTCttactttattataaatttatgaatGACGATGGCTAATTTGTTGCACATGCACTACATAGTCCATCGACCACTTAAGTTCTGGCTTTTAATGCTGCTTAGTTCCAGGTGGTGTAAATTGGTTTGGGAATTTGTTAGATAACAAAAAGATGGTAGGTAGTGGACTACAGCAACATAATATTGAATTAAGAGTGGTTGAGACTGAATTATGAATTGTATGATTTTCTCCACTGTCATTCAAACTTCTCTGTTACAGTTTTCTACCGAACTTGGATAAAAGAGCTTAAGGTATAACTCAGTCCATATGGAACTATTCGTGGTATTCAGCTATGTGGGTCCAGTAAATCTAGATATTATGTTACTCGCAATGTGTTGACGTAACTACGTGTTTGTTAGATTTTTTTCAGAAAGTGTTAGTTTTATGGTACACGGTATCAAATCTTTACCTCTGTTAGTGAAAATCCTTCTTGATCTCTTAATGAAATTTGTCTCGCACTATACCCTTTTATGTAAACTGGCTTCACTGTTTGTCTAACCTCAATGTAGTACTTTTTAACTTTGTAGGCATATTTCTCCTGACCTATTTCCGAAAGAACTCAGAAGTAGAGTACCTCTAAAGGATATGTGTATTTCTCCTGATTCAACATCAATGAAGGATCTGATTGCTGCTGCCCAAGCGAAAAGACTTCTGTCTCGATCTACTTCTTTTTCAGATAATTTTCTTGATTCAAAACTTAACCAGGAGGCTGTGGTGAGCCCATCTCCAGGACAGAAGGAAACACATGCCAGACATGTTTCACCTTCAAACAGTGTAATCAGGGCATCCTCCACATCAGATAGGGTTCACAATCCGCAGAACTCTTACCGTAGTCCATATGATAGCCTGACACAAAGAAACTCACACAAGTTTTCAGTGCAAACTGAAGCAAATGCAGCACGGAAGGCTTTTGAAGCTTTGCTTTGTACATTGACAAGGACAAAAGAAAGTATAGGCCGAGCAACACGCCTTGCTATTGAGTGTGCTAAACATGGTATTGCTGGAGAGGTTCGTCCATGCACATATCATTTTGATCGTAATCGTAATGGTCTGAAATTTCAGCGTTATTAAGTATTTAAGTGACTTAACAAGTAGCTCATTTTTGTTTGCTTTTGCTGCCATCTTTTTTCATATGTTTTCAAAATAGACAAAATTGCCATCTATTGTTGTCTGTGTTTAGCAAGTGATTGATAAGCATGTGCTTTCCTAGTTTCTTGTTTAACTATAGTTATATCTCACAGGTCCACTATGATCAGAATATTTATGGAAGTTACTGCATTCAGCAATGAACAATATTCTGCTTTACCTGTGCTTTGATTTGAAGATGAACTTTACATATTGTGGTCTTAATTTAATTTAGGAGATGGATGTTTTAATGTCTAATAAGGACTGGAAGTGTTGCAAATTAGGACTGTTGATGGATCTTTCTCTGAGTTATTTCATAGTGGCAATGGTGCATAGTGGATAGCAGAGGCCTTGTCTCAGTATGAgttcaattataaatttttgaaggaTGTAGAGTGAATTAGATTGCTAAGGATCATAAgctttttttgagataaaaagcTTATGATCCTTAGTAAAATGGATATCATTACTAATCATCTTTGTTATCGATGTAATCGGTAATGTAAGAGCGTATTACATGTAATATTAGAATTGACATCATGCTTGGTAATTAGTAAATATGACATATGAAATTGCTTACAATTTTGAAGAattcttccttttttctctttgtaaACTACTATTGATATATCTCTTGTGTTTATATCTAGAATGGGCATATGTTGGCAAAGAGGCATATTGTATGCTAACCTCCTACCTTCTTTGCACCAACaataagtgaaataaaaaaaatatttgttaggTTTCTGTTTTaagcaatttttatttacagTCTAACGTGAACTTTGAGATGGGTGTCGTCTTTCTAGTCTTTTTGCTATATCATGCTATTAGTAAATTCACTCTGAAATATTTGTTATTGCTAGCCTACTTTTCTTCCTATTTGTTTATGGTTAAGTTTGTCCTGTGGAAGCAAATTACTCGTTTCATGCTGACACATTGTAAGAGATGTATTTCACTGATTGTATGCTGTAGAGTTCCagcaaattgacaattttaaatactaaatcATGCTCTTTTAATCTAACTTGGTATTATATCATCCCATTAGCTATAATCCCATACCGTTGTCATGTGTTTATGTTGTGAATGAATTGTTCTGATCAAATGTTATATTAATGTGGTATGTTGCTGTCTTTTCCTGCTATTTCTGATAGAACTAAAAGTTTTTCTAGATTGCTATATCTGTAAGACACTAAGACTCTACCCCATGCATCCTGTATTGCTGCCGTGGTTGAAAATTGTCTGTTTAAGAAGTAAATGCAGTATGCCTCTAGTTCAACTGATCTAGAAAAGTTCAAGATGACAAAAAGCATTGCCATTTTACTTTCtaaactgtttattttatttctgtAGTATGAGGTTTGAATATTCATCAGTGTCCAGCATTTCTTATGCTTCTTTGGTAATTCAGGTAATGGACATTATTCTTGAGTATGTGGAAAAAGAATCGAGTTTGCACAAAAGGGTAGATTTATTCTTTCTTGTGGATTCAATAACTCAATGTTCTCGCACACAGAAAGGTATTCTGGTTGCTATTGTCTTATAACTGCTTCCCTTGTTGATCCACACAACTCTTTTGTTGTCTAATACAATGTTAAATAATTTGTAGGTGGTGCTGGAGATGTATACCCTTCACTTGTCCAGTCAGTGCTTCCGCGTTTATTGTCTTCTGTTGCACCTCCTGGACATACTGCATGGGAAAACCGCCGGCAGTGCCTCAAGGCAAGTGCTTTTTCAAACAACTgttcttttgatttttagtcTTTCCTTCTCTACATCTTAAGCTGACTAGTATTCTGACCATTAGGTTCTGAGGCTATGGCTAGAGAGGAAAACTCTTCCTGAATACATCATTCGCCATCATATTCGAGAGATTGAGTCCATAAATGAAGCATCATTTGGTAGTGCTTCTTCTCGACGACCCATGAGGACTGAGAGGGCTGTACATGATCCTTTGAGGGAAATGGAGGGAATGCTTGTTGATGAGTATGGGAGGTTAGTTTTTGACCTGCCTATCTGTATACATTACTTTGATACTCATTGCTAGTCTAACTTAtgttt from Ananas comosus cultivar F153 linkage group 18, ASM154086v1, whole genome shotgun sequence encodes:
- the LOC109723920 gene encoding protein HUA2-LIKE 3-like yields the protein MAPARRKGSGRAAAAAAAAAAQQWKVGDLVLAKMKGFPAWPAVVSEPEKWGFTSVKKKLLVYFYGTQQIAFCNYADIEAFTEEKKKSLLVKRQGKGADFVRAVDEIIDIYESLKKQNHNQLISSNNGIKPEAGNSEIPINDSGRESPELSSDAAKDNKLEASCALIGTRDVVHTEGADAIFLEGDCCKVNLAPNVLTEKVSILDELRQNRTSTSTSSRKKRQRDPLLENNTIRNRCSSLRRTRSSTNGEPKKFESTEQLNGCDVASGDLISDEVKVEPMQNNSIRDMQCTSDNYDPSSGSALLPSNGCQTSNSSEVPRISNGSNCKAEVSSDGFLEKDVRLNGKFDLQMQTIVFKKKRKIIRKPVTRAVECDRLNKDSEFQVELNGSLYESLSRSEVHQCINKSDGDEHLPLVKRARVRMGKPSAEEEEASELVVAKNELEVLIPPDKCADHDVSKHDTSTISGNNCFTDGMSLESKEFSSSSPANDRSGSLGSDTFWKLKDNKPKDLTVDVEAALPPSKRLHRALKAMSANAVETINEYPESPRRKELIPNGSMLSPKANSVNHPAEVNVGSPTRSDSTRPLDSPIGKNSTPGLTVQSGDLPTICSSGMTSNDILNGSLESGCNELPTDFKKCDEPLTPIPVGSAVCDKTIPSCSVKYTENNINATLSEAMPNKLCTLLEKRNESEMLIPLKECSNFHIDESGDGAVERIKQNKDYISDAKGGSGSFPPNGNDVAESATIVCSTTSNSSGATKPSSIQSDGDNHTCNMHISPDLFPKELRSRVPLKDMCISPDSTSMKDLIAAAQAKRLLSRSTSFSDNFLDSKLNQEAVVSPSPGQKETHARHVSPSNSVIRASSTSDRVHNPQNSYRSPYDSLTQRNSHKFSVQTEANAARKAFEALLCTLTRTKESIGRATRLAIECAKHGIAGEVMDIILEYVEKESSLHKRVDLFFLVDSITQCSRTQKGGAGDVYPSLVQSVLPRLLSSVAPPGHTAWENRRQCLKVLRLWLERKTLPEYIIRHHIREIESINEASFGSASSRRPMRTERAVHDPLREMEGMLVDEYGSNTSFQLPSLLSTSVLEDEEGALSEEERNFEAVTPERDVQDDDHDISATQTSAEKHRHILEDVDGELEMEDVAPPCEDEGNPPSQVAKGDGSCASIHQPGCQDPQDFPPPLPEDTPPSPPPLPSSPPPSVPPCPAPVSSVPQLQSGYHTPADPAESHLSSGTHNPQNQQSQCNACRPHKPSELNPNVISSEPMQFYNSGFGGHHPAQLPPPPPPPLPPPVVPVGPPGSYGNFSVPHPPVHPGNNFQPLPPPPPAVSNQFSFVQPERQQRIQSWGSSCSYSERYHQHNLHDRGDFYGDRNVNGPMQHEIVERAKYTAPIQPPAPSMPDQFGEPPASLSHYGPPLDPATIPCPRWSHHPRISSYPLPPPPPRPAADTSGASGYWRPR